The Methylomonas rhizoryzae genome includes the window CGAGCAGGTGTCGCCCCCACCATTGGGGCTATGACCTTTACTTAGCAAAGGAGATGCCAACTCAAAACAGCCAATTATTTTCAAAAAAATAAAATGATAATAATCAATTATTTATATAACAACGCCATGAATAGGACTAAAAACGCTCCATCCGGAACTGTGTAAATTTCGCTACAACAGTGGGCTTTCGCACACGATTGAATCATTTCGGGCTAAAACCGCACATCCATGGTGCAAATAGTCATGGCATGCAATCCACTCTATACAAGTAGGTAACTATTCAGCCATTCCGGATAGCGATGCGAGTCACGAATTGCGGCGTCGAATCGCGACTCGCGTCGCTCCTACCTCTTCTTTCGTTTCAGGCCATCACAGCTCCGAGATAAGCTGGAGCACCCTGCAACCCATCCCCCGAATTCGCACCATAGAATTAACCCAACCCCTTAAATACCGTCCTAGCTGCGATGAACCGGATCGTAAACGCCGGCCCACCGACATAACCTTGGCTGAAGTCCTAAAACCGATATGCGGTTTAAAAGTTAATGGTCACCGTACCTCTGACCATGCGCGGTTCCACCGGGTGGCGCAAGATGCCGGATTGCGGTCCCGCAGCGTTGGGATACTGGTAATCGTAGGCATAGGCGATGTCGCTGCTTTCCGAACCCAGCAAGTTGAATACGTCCAATTCCAATTTGTAGCGTTTTTGCTTATAGCCGGCACCCAAATTGACGATATTGGTATCGCCGGCCCAATACTGGCCGGCTTCGTCCAACGGCACGTGGCCGAAATGACGAAAACGCAAGGTCCCGAACAAACCGTTAGGCGCCGTCACCGTTACCCCGGTACTGATCACCCTACCGACCGAATTGGGTACGGACGAGCCGTCGTCGGCATAACGGGCGGTAGTCAAGGCGTAATCGGCGTCCAGGGTCAACCAATCGGTAGGCTGGTAATAGTTGGTCAGTTCAACGCCGTAGCGGTGGGATTTGCGGTTGACGTCGGTGGTACCTTCGTCGCCGACGAACACCAATTCCTGGCTGGACTCCAACCACCATAACGCGAAGGTGCTATTCAAGCCAGGCACGTAATTGGTGCGTATGCCGAATTCGCCGCCGCGCGACCAGGCCGCCGGGGTAATCCGGGCCTGCTCGCTCCCCAGGGCGGCCCCGGTAGTCGGCTCGAACCGGATGGTGGTGCCGCGGGCATCGTTGGAATGATAGCCGTAACCGATATTGAAGAAGTACTCGGTATCGTACCAGGGACCTAACACCAAGCTAAGCTTGGGGCTGACCATTACCTTGCCGCGGCTGCCGGAATTGGCGGAATTGACGCTGACCAAGCCGCTGCCGGTATCGCGCACATTCACATCGTTGTTGATGAAATCGCCGCGTAAGCCGGCAATGGTGCGCACTTTTTCGTGCCAATGGGTATGATTTTTAAAATAGGTACCGATAGTCGTTACCCCGACATCGCTCAAGCTGACGGTATCGAGGATTTGCCGTTGGCTGGTATGGTACAAACCCAAGCCCATGATTTCGTCGTGCCGAAATTGCAGGCCGACGCTGTTATCCATCTCGAAGCCCAGTAATTTGTTGTAGCGGGTATGCTCGATATTGCCGCCGGTTTGCACCCTCCGCTCGGTTTGCAGAATCTGATCGCCTTGCGGACCGCTGGTAAAGCCGCTG containing:
- a CDS encoding TonB-dependent receptor; the protein is MSKIYTHSAFKLTPLALGLGLALGAFSGVAGAHNVEELDTVEVEEGRGKDLIGIAETASQGEVSQKQFEYRPLSRNGELIEVVPGAVATQHSGSGKANQYFLRGYNLDHGTDFTTYVDGIPMNMTTHAHGQGYMDLNSIIPELVSKVEYGKGPYYAEVGDFSAAGYAKMFTMNKLEQGLLKFTAGEFDYYRTLAAHSSKVGDGDLLYAGEFNLYNGVWQVPEDSQKFNGMLKYTLDQHDWGLSINGKAYSNSWTATNQIPQSAIDSGALGLYGSMDPSDGGKSNRYSLSANFWQFGDNWKNDANLYTLYTDLDLYSNFSGFTSGPQGDQILQTERRVQTGGNIEHTRYNKLLGFEMDNSVGLQFRHDEIMGLGLYHTSQRQILDTVSLSDVGVTTIGTYFKNHTHWHEKVRTIAGLRGDFINNDVNVRDTGSGLVSVNSANSGSRGKVMVSPKLSLVLGPWYDTEYFFNIGYGYHSNDARGTTIRFEPTTGAALGSEQARITPAAWSRGGEFGIRTNYVPGLNSTFALWWLESSQELVFVGDEGTTDVNRKSHRYGVELTNYYQPTDWLTLDADYALTTARYADDGSSVPNSVGRVISTGVTVTAPNGLFGTLRFRHFGHVPLDEAGQYWAGDTNIVNLGAGYKQKRYKLELDVFNLLGSESSDIAYAYDYQYPNAAGPQSGILRHPVEPRMVRGTVTINF